The genomic segment ACTGTTTGCAATAagtcaataaaatgtgaataattcCACATTTGTTCACAGTGCACATATGTTATATCTCTCCACCAGAGATGGCCACTCTCTACGTCTCCCCTCATCCTGATGACTTTAGGAGTGTTTTGGCTCTCATAGCAGCAGAGTTCGGTCTGTCTTCCCGACCAAAGATCGTAACAGAGGATCCTCCTGCATCTCTGAATGCCCGCTCAAGGCCGACCCTGGTGCTGGGTACTGGGGAAGGTTGCTCTGTCCTGAGTGGGACCAGTGCTGTGTCTTGGTACTTGGCTTTTCAGGGCAAGAGGGCCGGTATAGATCTCAAGCAGCAGAGCCAGGTGTGGCAGTGGCTCAGCTTTGCAGACAATGAGCTCATCCCGGTGTCCTGTGCTGTGGTCTTTCCTCTGATGGGGGTGATAGGAGTGGATAAAAAGGTATCCAATTGCTTATCTGGGCTTTGAGATTTGTGTGGTTTATTCAAGCGAGGTCTTATTTTCTGACTTGTGCGTTCCCAGGTCCAGCAGAGCTCCCATGCTGAGTTGATGCGTGTACTAAAGGTTCTGGATCAGGCCCTGGAACCGAGAACCTTCTTGGTGGGAGAGAGCATTACCCTGGCTGATATGGCTGTGGCTACAGCTGTTCTCCTCCCCTTCAAATATGTACGTCTGTTGTAagactatctatctatctatccatccatccatcttatGTGTAGTGcgtgtaattttattttcatttgttcctttgtttctctctgcttttcGTTGTTAGGCATTGGAGCCGTCGAACAGGGAGGCCTTGACCAATGTTACCAGATGGTTCACAACCTGCATTAATCAGCCCCAGTTCATGAAGGTGCTGGGGCAGATCACTCTTTGTGAGAAGATGGTGCCAGTAACATTAAAGACAAATGCTGCTGAAAATACCAGTACAACAGCTGACTCTAATGGTGCCACAGCTAACGGTTAGGAGGCCCCATGTAACAGTTCATAAATATCAGTAGAATATTATATATAGCATCATGCATATTCTAATGTTTCTACCTGCAGGCCCACCAAAGACAGAGGCCCAGCTGAGAAAGGAAgcaaagaagaaggagaagatggagaaatTCCAACAGAAGAAGGAAATGGAAGCAAAGAAAAAGACGCAACCAGTAAAAGAGGTATTGATACTCAACTTCTGTAAAGCAACATTTCCGTCAGACATTTGTGCGGGGAATAAGGCCTCAAACAGACTCACCATTTCTAGACtgtcatttatgttttgttctgcttttctcCAAGAAAAAGGCCAAACCTGAGAAGAAGGAATTGGGAGTGATTGCATACAGTGTCCCGACCCCcgctggagaaaaaaaaggtgacTATTCACTGTGTGTTGTGAAAGTGTACGTAATACAAGATTTGTATTTATCTGCCCCGCTCACTCCAACCCAACCAAACAACATAAGGTAATTCTTATTGAATTAACTTGTGATTTCTTTTAACATTGTTAAAAGAACTGCTCTGTAATAGATTACAAGAATAGTTTCTCTTTATAGCAGCAGAGACGAGAAGCATCGTTCTACGCAGCTGTGTAGCCTGAAGCATACAGCTCCAGAATGAACGTCTAATAAAATATATGCCACTCAAATATTATAAGTCCCTTTCATGGAGGTGTCAGGATGGGTCGGTAACTTTGTTTACATATATTCAGGGCTCAAAGATATGCCAGAGAACTTATTTAATTGCCACATTTCAGAATCATCAGATGCCTTACTATGTTTGGCAGTATGTTGATGTCAGTCTGTTTACCTTTGacctttttgttctcttttgatCTTACTTGattcataacaaatttagtttCTCACTCAGTGATGGAGGGACATTGTgttatgtgaaaaaaatgtttcctctaTAAATCTTCTATAGTATCAAGACTTAGAGACTGTGACCTCAGATCTAAGTAACAGCACTACATCTCAATAGCAACAGCACAATTTAGATATGTATGTACCAAAGAagcatgcacacagacacacacacattctgcatAACTATAACACAAAAGTGACTCCAATATTCAATGCAATGTACGTACATTATGTACATAGCACTTTAGTTTGCAATCTGTACTCATTATTTTACTGAAGCATGTGAcaaatctttctttctttctttctttctttctttcgtcAGATGTCGTCAGTCCTCTTCCTGACTCCTACAGTCCTCAGTATGTTGAGGCTGCTTGGTATTCATGGTGGGAGAAGCAGGGATTCTTCAAGCCTGAGTATGGGGTAAGATCGTCCTTCCACTAGCATGTTAACGGAGcagaaagtgttttttattGGTCATTTCAGCTTGCAAatacctgtctgtttctgtagAGGAAGAGTATTAGTGAGCCGAATCCACGTGGGATCTTCATGATGTGCATTCCTCCTCCTAATGTGACTGGATCACTTCACTTGGGTCATGCTCTCACCAATGCTATTCAGGACTCTCTGACCAGATGGTAACTATAACTAAACTATTCAAGAGCAAAAGATTTAAAGTCATGTTTATAGTGACACTTCAGCGGTGTCATGGTAATTCTTCCTGTGCATTTGATCCTCACTTTGTGTTTGAGCTGGAGTTCTTCTTTGCTCCTGTCTGCAGGCACAGGATGCGAGGTGAGACCAGCTTGTGGAACCCAGGCTGTGACCATGCTGGCATCGCCACCCAGGTGgtggtggaaaaaaagctgatgagagagagagggatgagTCGCCATGAGCTGGGCAGGGAAAACTTCATTCAGGAAGTCTGGAAGTGGAAGAATGAGTGAGTGAAGAGTGTAGTGAAAAGGAAATGTTTAAAGGAACTTGTGCAGGAGGAATGCCAGAATAGAttttacacttttgtttttgtaggaAGGGAGACCGTATCTACCACCAGCTGAAGAAACTGGGCTCCTCTCTTGACTGGGACAGAGCCTGCTTTACGATGGACCCTGTGAgttttgtggaatttttgaATTACTGTCTCTTTGAATGAAATCTAAAGAGCGATTTTTAATTCTTCTTTTCTGTACAATCTTTTCAGAAACTTTCCTATGCAGTCCAAGAGGCTTTTATCCGCATGCATGATGAGGGAGTGATCTACAGGAGCAAGAGGCTGGTCAACTGGTCCTGCACGCTCAACTCTGCCATCTCTGACATAGAGGCACGTTATCCATTTTAGTTACATGTCCAGCAGTGAGCCTTATAGACTGAAGATGTTCAAGGCCTTTATCAGCACAACAAGACGTTTAAGAAATCTGTCAGTCTACTTGTTGgtgactgtatttgcagagTTTCATACTTTAGCCATGGTGTAATCTCCTAAATACGTCTGCTGTTCTGCTTTCAGGTGGACAAAAAGGAGCTCACCGGCAGGACGCTGCTGCCTGTGCCTGGCTACAAGGACAAAGTGGAGTTTGGTGTCTTGGTGTCTTTTGCCTACAAAGTTGATGGATCAGGTACAGAAGctcaaagaaagcagaaaaaattcACAAAGACACCTTGTGCTACTTTAATAATACTGTTCTTTCTGTTCTTTAGATGAGGAGGTAATTGTGGCAACGACTCGTATTGAGACAATGCTGGGAGACACTGCTGTAGCTGTCCACCCTGCTGACCCAAGATATCAGCATCTGAAGGGAAAAACGGTGCTCCACCCCTTCTGTGACCGCAAAATGCCAGTAGTCTTTGATGACTTTGTGGACATGAACTTTGGAACAGGTAGGCGTGGTTACAGGACAACGTGACGGGCCTGTGGGTCTGCAGTGTCCCTAGAATCATTACAAGTTGTTAAACCAGGGCACTTTCCTCATTcccattgttctttttttttaatcctctcTACCTCTCCTTTTTCTCTGCACCATTTTCTGTTCAGGCGCTGTCAAAATCACCCCAGCCCATGACCATAATGACTATGAGGTTGGAGAGAGACACAATCTGACCTTCATCAACATCTTGGATGAGAACggcctgctcgttaacgtccctcctCCCTTCCTGGTATAATGTCTCATTATTGTCCTCCTCTCAGCAGTGTGTGCATTTCAACTACAGCCCAAAAAACAGACCTCTTCATGAATTACTTGTagctattttatttaaaatgttttcatatttgatCATTTGTTCTGTCACCAGGGCATGAAACGTTTCGAGGCCAGAAAATCAGTGCTTCAGGCGCTCAAGGACAGAGGCCTCTTCAAAGAGATCAAAGACAACCCTATGGTTGTCCCAGTCTGCAGGTAAAGTTGGCTTTATGTGTGCAAGTGGACCCCCGGTTGTTTGTTTGAAATTCATTCACCTGATTTTGAGAGGATCTTTTTTTAAGCCCATCTGTGTATTGTCCCTCTCAGTCGTTCCAAGGACATTGTGGAGCCGCTGCTGAAGCCACAGTGGTATGTGAACTGCACAGATATGGGCAAGCAGGCTGCAGACGCCGTCAGAGATGGCAGCCTCAAAATCATCCCCGATCACCACCTCAAGACATGGTTCAACTGGATGGACAACATCAGGTGGTTCTCTTCTCTCcctgatgtttgtgttttatgcttAGTGTTCTTAGATCGGAGCATTTAAGGCCTATTTAATTAATTTGGTGTGTGATGTCCAAAATAATTAATGatttaatgtgtaaaatgtttgtGGTTTGGCCTTTTATACTTAAATTTGTAAATAAGTATAGTTAAGAGTTTTGCATTGAAAAACAAAGTCAAGGGAGCTGACCAATGTTCTTTTTAATCTCACAATAGTGGGGCTGCTGCAGCTGGTTACTGTTATTAGTTCATCTGTATGTTTCttaaatatttgatttaaaaggtcgatttttttttaaaatggccaTATTAAAATACATTGTTTTCTGAACTTGAGGTGAATTTCTTCAAAATGCTTGCTTTGTTTAAGCAACTGCCCAGAGATATTTGATCTAccgttttattttacagatgcttttatccaaagcgacgtacatctgagagtagatgtACGTCAATCTACCATCAAATAAGACAAGAAAAAGCTAATTACAATTGAGGAGCCACTACCATATATAGTATAACATGCTTACCAgaacaaatacatattttattaaTTGTTGCTGGTTTATTTATCCATCCGTTTTCCTTTTAGGGACTGGTGCATCTCTCGTCAGCTCTGGTGGGGTCATCGAATTCCTGCTTACTTCGTCACTGTCAGTGATCCATCTGTGAAACCAGGAGAGGTAAGATGACTTCTGCCACTGTTGTCAAGGTCTGGAGACTTACAGATCAAAGTTAAAGTCATTTACATCCTCGTTACACCTCTctttgtcccccccccccccccccatgagGACATGGATGGTCATTACTGGG from the Acanthochromis polyacanthus isolate Apoly-LR-REF ecotype Palm Island chromosome 12, KAUST_Apoly_ChrSc, whole genome shotgun sequence genome contains:
- the vars1 gene encoding valine--tRNA ligase; translation: MLTKLTSLSVSFKEMATLYVSPHPDDFRSVLALIAAEFGLSSRPKIVTEDPPASLNARSRPTLVLGTGEGCSVLSGTSAVSWYLAFQGKRAGIDLKQQSQVWQWLSFADNELIPVSCAVVFPLMGVIGVDKKVQQSSHAELMRVLKVLDQALEPRTFLVGESITLADMAVATAVLLPFKYALEPSNREALTNVTRWFTTCINQPQFMKVLGQITLCEKMVPVTLKTNAAENTSTTADSNGATANGPPKTEAQLRKEAKKKEKMEKFQQKKEMEAKKKTQPVKEKKAKPEKKELGVIAYSVPTPAGEKKDVVSPLPDSYSPQYVEAAWYSWWEKQGFFKPEYGRKSISEPNPRGIFMMCIPPPNVTGSLHLGHALTNAIQDSLTRWHRMRGETSLWNPGCDHAGIATQVVVEKKLMRERGMSRHELGRENFIQEVWKWKNEKGDRIYHQLKKLGSSLDWDRACFTMDPKLSYAVQEAFIRMHDEGVIYRSKRLVNWSCTLNSAISDIEVDKKELTGRTLLPVPGYKDKVEFGVLVSFAYKVDGSDEEVIVATTRIETMLGDTAVAVHPADPRYQHLKGKTVLHPFCDRKMPVVFDDFVDMNFGTGAVKITPAHDHNDYEVGERHNLTFINILDENGLLVNVPPPFLGMKRFEARKSVLQALKDRGLFKEIKDNPMVVPVCSRSKDIVEPLLKPQWYVNCTDMGKQAADAVRDGSLKIIPDHHLKTWFNWMDNIRDWCISRQLWWGHRIPAYFVTVSDPSVKPGEDMDGHYWVSGRSEEEAREKAAERFNVSVDKITLRQDEDVLDTWFSSGIFPFSIFGWPNETQDLNVFYPGTLLETGHDILFFWVARMVMMGLKLTGKLPFKEVYLHAVVRDAHGRKMSKSLGNVIDPLDVITGISLEGLHAQLMDGNLDPLEAEKAKQGQKSDYPNGIPECGTDALRFALCAYTSQGRDINLDVNRILGYRHFCNKLWNAVKFAMKTLGDNFVPSEKAQLSGEESVSDRWILSRLSAAVGLCDAGFKAYDFPGITTAVYNFWLYELCDVYLESVKPVFSKAEEDGTSQRQALVCRQTLYTCLEVGLRLLSPLMPFVTEELYQRLPRRQPQRDPPSICVTSYPDTEEFCWHSEEVDRDMEFIMSVVKTIRSLRADYNLTKTRADCYLQCIDSATASLVQKYSLQIQTLSYSQAVIPLIANQPVPEGCAVAIASDRCTVNLMLKGLIDVEKEVAKLMTKKGDLEKQMEKLRENMAKSDYKEKVPAKVQEQDAEKLRQSQTELEKVKEAMDNFRKMM